One Dictyoglomus turgidum DSM 6724 DNA window includes the following coding sequences:
- a CDS encoding glycoside hydrolase family 5 protein, producing the protein MKIKNVIPRWKGFNLTNMFLFHLAKDFDEEDFKWISEWGFNFVRIPLCYRLWIEDDNVYKIKEEILEKIDKVVAWGQKYNIHVSLNFHRAPGYCVNNEFTEKFNLWRDESALDAFCFHWGIFAKRYKRVSSKYLSFNLVNEPLHPSPEVMTREDHNRVIRRTVEYIRNIDSERLIIIDGISYGNSPLPELSDLNVVQSCRGYLPMGLTHYKANWVGGENWPEPKWPGAWHYGEIWDREKLGRHYDEWAKLIGMGVGVHCGEAGAYKFTPHKVVIAWLRDLLEILKERDIGFALWNFKGPFGILDSDRSDVEYEDWYGHKLDREMLKLLQEY; encoded by the coding sequence TTGAAGATAAAAAATGTTATTCCGAGATGGAAGGGTTTTAATCTGACAAATATGTTTCTTTTTCATCTTGCGAAGGATTTTGATGAGGAAGATTTTAAGTGGATTAGTGAGTGGGGTTTTAACTTTGTTAGAATTCCCCTTTGTTATAGGCTATGGATAGAAGATGATAATGTTTACAAAATAAAGGAAGAAATTTTAGAGAAAATAGATAAAGTGGTGGCATGGGGGCAAAAGTACAATATTCATGTTTCTTTAAATTTTCACAGAGCACCTGGCTATTGTGTAAACAATGAATTTACAGAAAAATTTAATCTCTGGAGGGATGAATCTGCTCTTGATGCCTTTTGCTTTCATTGGGGTATTTTTGCGAAAAGATATAAAAGGGTTTCATCTAAGTATTTAAGTTTTAATTTGGTAAATGAGCCTTTGCATCCTTCTCCTGAAGTCATGACAAGAGAGGATCATAATAGAGTAATTAGGCGCACAGTAGAATATATAAGAAATATTGATTCAGAAAGGCTGATCATTATAGATGGTATTTCCTATGGAAATTCTCCTCTTCCAGAGCTTTCAGATCTTAATGTAGTCCAAAGTTGTAGGGGATATCTTCCTATGGGGCTTACCCATTATAAAGCAAATTGGGTGGGGGGAGAAAATTGGCCAGAGCCCAAGTGGCCAGGCGCCTGGCATTATGGAGAAATATGGGATAGGGAAAAACTTGGAAGACATTATGATGAGTGGGCAAAACTAATAGGAATGGGAGTAGGAGTTCATTGTGGAGAGGCGGGGGCATATAAGTTTACACCTCATAAGGTAGTAATCGCATGGCTTAGAGATCTTCTTGAGATTTTAAAAGAAAGGGATATAGGTTTTGCACTTTGGAATTTTAAGGGACCTTTTGGTATTCTTGATTCTGATAGATCAGATGTGGAGTATGAAGATTGGTATGGACATAAGCTTGATAGGGAGATGTTAAAACTTTTGCAGGAGTACTAA
- a CDS encoding ABC transporter ATP-binding protein, whose protein sequence is MKEYYEEEILGKAYDSRIMRRLLKYAKPYLRYILFALLLIILVTVLKLVNPYIIKNSIDKSINPIETILINNQELRVYYLDEKIPKDILQRYKNIIKDFKSRKYILLEDLNKLSSKDRIIVRFKDINNLKKSALIYFLIILLIFTLTYAQVYILNLTSQKIIFDMRKELFGHILKLPISFFDKNPVGRLVTRVTNDTETLQQMYNSVITSFIVDTFLIFGLSIVMFLLNWKLALICIGSLPIVGYISFVFRKYAREAYRNFRIRLARLNAYLAEHISGVRVTQLFAREKENEKEFKEINDKLLEAQLRNVFVNAIFRPVVSALGSIISALLIFFGGWQIMNNQISFGTLFLFISYLGSFFQPIQDIAEKYDILQDAMASAERIFLLRDEKISIDSPSNPIRLTRIEGKIEFRNVWFAYDKEWVIKDLSFKIEPGEKVAFVGATGAGKTSIINLLTRFYDVQKGEILIDDINIKDVDLYDLRRQISVVLQDVHLFATNILENIRLNRNDIPEEKVIEAAKLVNADKFIRELPQGYYTPVQERGATLSAGQRQLIAFARALVFEPKILILDEATANIDTQTEKLIQDAIEKVTQGRTSIIIAHRLSTIKKVDTIYVMHKGRIVEKGNHQELIRKRGIYYHLYKLQSLNYANK, encoded by the coding sequence ATGAAAGAATATTATGAAGAAGAAATATTAGGAAAAGCCTATGATTCAAGAATAATGAGAAGACTTCTCAAATATGCAAAACCTTATTTGCGCTATATTCTCTTTGCTCTCCTTCTTATTATTCTTGTAACTGTATTAAAACTTGTAAACCCATATATAATCAAAAATTCCATTGATAAAAGTATAAATCCAATAGAGACAATCTTAATAAATAACCAAGAGTTAAGAGTTTACTATTTAGACGAAAAAATACCTAAGGATATACTGCAAAGGTATAAAAATATAATAAAAGACTTTAAAAGTAGAAAATATATATTGCTTGAAGATTTAAATAAATTAAGTTCTAAGGACAGAATTATTGTTAGATTTAAAGATATAAATAATCTTAAAAAATCAGCTTTAATTTATTTTTTAATCATACTTCTCATATTTACGCTAACTTATGCTCAAGTTTATATTCTAAATTTAACCTCTCAAAAAATCATTTTTGATATGCGAAAAGAACTCTTTGGACACATTCTTAAACTTCCCATAAGCTTCTTTGATAAGAACCCGGTAGGAAGACTTGTTACAAGAGTTACTAACGATACCGAAACTCTCCAACAAATGTATAATTCTGTAATCACTAGTTTTATTGTGGATACATTTCTAATTTTCGGACTTTCCATAGTAATGTTTCTCTTAAACTGGAAATTAGCCTTAATATGTATTGGCTCTCTTCCTATAGTAGGATATATAAGCTTTGTATTTAGAAAATATGCGAGGGAAGCCTATCGCAACTTTAGAATAAGACTTGCAAGACTTAATGCCTATTTAGCAGAACATATAAGTGGAGTAAGAGTAACCCAACTTTTTGCAAGAGAGAAAGAAAATGAAAAAGAATTTAAAGAAATAAACGATAAATTGTTAGAGGCACAGTTAAGAAATGTCTTTGTAAATGCTATTTTTAGACCTGTAGTAAGTGCTCTTGGCAGTATTATCTCAGCTCTTTTAATCTTTTTTGGTGGTTGGCAAATTATGAATAACCAAATATCCTTTGGAACTTTATTTCTCTTTATCTCCTATCTAGGAAGTTTCTTTCAACCCATTCAAGACATAGCAGAAAAATATGATATATTACAGGATGCCATGGCATCAGCAGAGAGAATTTTTCTTCTGAGGGACGAAAAAATAAGCATAGACTCACCTTCGAATCCTATAAGATTAACCCGAATAGAGGGAAAGATAGAATTTAGAAATGTATGGTTTGCTTACGACAAAGAATGGGTTATAAAGGATTTATCCTTCAAAATAGAGCCAGGAGAAAAGGTAGCCTTCGTAGGAGCAACAGGTGCAGGAAAGACTTCCATAATAAACCTTCTTACAAGATTTTATGACGTACAAAAAGGTGAAATTTTAATTGACGACATAAATATAAAGGATGTTGATCTTTATGATTTAAGAAGGCAAATAAGTGTTGTACTGCAAGATGTACATCTCTTTGCAACTAACATCTTAGAAAATATTAGACTTAATAGAAATGATATACCTGAGGAAAAAGTAATAGAAGCTGCAAAATTAGTAAATGCTGATAAATTTATAAGAGAGCTTCCTCAAGGATACTATACACCTGTACAAGAGAGAGGAGCAACGCTTTCTGCTGGACAACGCCAACTCATTGCTTTTGCAAGAGCCCTTGTCTTTGAACCTAAGATTCTTATTCTTGACGAAGCCACTGCTAATATAGATACCCAGACTGAGAAACTCATACAAGATGCCATTGAAAAAGTAACTCAAGGTAGAACAAGCATAATAATTGCCCATAGGCTTTCCACAATTAAAAAAGTAGATACTATATATGTAATGCATAAAGGGAGAATTGTAGAAAAAGGAAATCATCAAGAACTAATAAGAAAAAGAGGAATATATTACCATCTTTACAAATTACAAAGTTTAAATTATGCTAACAAATAG
- a CDS encoding ABC transporter ATP-binding protein: MNKPLLRHIKKLLIQYRWKYITGAFFLLLTDIFQLISPRLIGWGVDYLNKGSLTFKSLLLVFSSLLLLAILTAIFRFFWRIQILATARKLEAQIREKYFTHLQTLSLNFFNYKKTGELMALATNDLGAVREMFAFGVVMLLDTIFLGTLSIFFLLSISPKLTLYIAIPLPLITLTIAFFGKITHKRFKLVQDSFAKLTDKAEETIAGIRVVKAYVQEEAELKKFIEKAQDLLSKNIHLVKAWGFMFPTIELLANLSILLVFLLGGLEVIKGNISLGDFIAFNSYLGLLIWPMNALGWVVNNFQRGRASLERINEVLDEIPDIKDSPKSIKKETLEGYITFKNVYFKYPSSPKWILEDISIEIKPGKFLGITGPVGSGKTSLVSLIPRLFNIQKGEIFIDNIPIKDLSLHYLRKNIGFVPQDSFLFSDTIANNIRFGKPDLSDDEIYKLIKIVALEEDLKEFPNGIHTIVGERGVTLSGGQKQRVAIARALAINPPVLIFDDALSAVDAKTERQILENLLEIRKNKSLIVIAQRLSVIQDADEIIVLKEGKIIERGDHNKLMRLGGFYAELFEQQKIESELERREDERIL, translated from the coding sequence ATGAACAAACCATTACTTAGACATATTAAAAAGCTATTAATACAATACAGATGGAAATACATAACAGGAGCATTTTTTCTACTCCTTACAGACATATTCCAACTCATATCTCCAAGATTAATCGGTTGGGGAGTAGACTACCTTAATAAAGGATCCTTAACCTTTAAAAGCCTACTATTAGTATTTTCATCATTACTACTTCTTGCCATACTTACGGCCATATTTCGCTTTTTTTGGAGAATACAAATCCTCGCAACAGCAAGAAAATTAGAAGCCCAAATAAGAGAAAAATATTTTACTCACCTACAAACTTTATCCCTTAACTTCTTTAACTACAAAAAGACGGGAGAATTAATGGCTCTTGCCACAAACGATTTAGGAGCTGTAAGAGAAATGTTTGCTTTTGGAGTAGTTATGCTACTGGATACAATTTTCCTTGGCACCCTTTCTATCTTCTTTTTATTAAGCATAAGCCCTAAACTTACTTTATACATTGCTATACCTCTCCCATTAATAACCTTAACTATTGCCTTCTTTGGGAAAATAACTCATAAAAGATTCAAACTTGTACAGGACAGCTTTGCAAAACTAACTGATAAGGCAGAGGAAACCATAGCTGGAATAAGAGTAGTAAAAGCCTATGTCCAAGAAGAAGCAGAATTAAAAAAATTTATAGAAAAAGCTCAAGATTTATTAAGTAAAAATATTCACTTGGTAAAGGCTTGGGGATTTATGTTTCCCACTATTGAACTTCTGGCAAATCTTTCTATTCTTCTCGTATTCTTATTAGGAGGCCTTGAAGTTATAAAGGGAAATATTAGTCTTGGTGATTTCATTGCCTTTAACTCATATTTAGGGCTTCTTATTTGGCCTATGAATGCCCTTGGATGGGTAGTTAACAATTTCCAAAGAGGTAGAGCTTCCCTTGAGAGGATAAATGAAGTTCTTGATGAAATTCCTGATATAAAAGACTCCCCTAAATCTATAAAAAAGGAAACATTAGAGGGTTATATAACTTTTAAAAATGTGTATTTTAAATATCCATCAAGTCCAAAATGGATCCTTGAAGATATCTCCATAGAAATCAAACCAGGAAAATTTTTAGGTATAACAGGTCCTGTTGGTTCAGGAAAAACAAGCCTTGTAAGTCTTATACCAAGATTATTCAACATACAAAAGGGAGAAATCTTTATTGATAATATCCCTATAAAGGATCTATCCCTTCATTACCTTAGAAAAAACATAGGATTTGTTCCCCAAGACAGTTTCTTATTCTCGGATACCATTGCAAACAATATAAGATTTGGAAAACCTGACCTAAGTGATGATGAAATCTATAAACTCATCAAAATCGTAGCATTAGAGGAAGATCTCAAAGAATTTCCTAACGGTATACACACTATAGTAGGTGAAAGAGGAGTAACCCTTTCTGGAGGACAAAAGCAAAGAGTTGCCATTGCAAGAGCTTTAGCCATAAATCCTCCTGTTCTTATATTTGATGATGCCTTATCTGCTGTGGATGCTAAAACAGAGAGGCAAATTCTTGAAAATCTTTTAGAGATAAGAAAAAACAAAAGCCTCATAGTAATTGCTCAAAGACTTTCTGTAATTCAGGATGCGGATGAAATAATTGTATTAAAGGAAGGGAAAATAATAGAAAGAGGTGACCACAATAAATTAATGAGGCTTGGTGGATTTTATGCGGAATTATTTGAGCAGCAAAAGATAGAATCAGAACTTGAGAGGAGAGAAGATGAAAGAATATTATGA
- a CDS encoding glucodextranase DOMON-like domain-containing protein: MKRILAFSLLFIIISLISLSFSQDIPLNIYDPKVQKVERPLYLAIIWHNHQPLYYDPDQNINILPWVRMHAIKDYYDMAYILKNYPQIKANFNMVPSLLYQLELYTKKGIKDKYLILTEKPADQLTIEDKEFILRRFFDVNWDRIIKKFPRYWELLNKRGQSVDDVVIAKAIQKFTTQDFRDLQVWFNLAWFDPDFQKYDKDLSRLIEKGKNFTEEDKKVVINKQYEIMSKIIPLYAELQKTKQIEVTTTPFFHPIMPLLVDIKSAKIAVQDIALPNATINYSDDTSAQLSMAVNYYKKFFKDTPKGLWPSEGSVSQDIIPIVGNSGFLWMASDEDVLSKSLNTPILRDSRGNVTNPDVLYQPYIVEEQGKKVYVVFRDKNLSDKIGFVYSGMKGENAAKDFVNRLENIYERVKDDKKSYLVTVILDGENCWEYYENDGKEFLNTLYKLLTDSPYIETVRLTDYLNKFPPTKKIERLHSGSWIDGTFLTWVGEQEENKAWEILDKARTELIYETVKQKKTISPVLNPDLLRNNIEKAWFELYAAEGSDWFWWYGDDQDSTNDLAFDELFRKHLINVYKLIGKEVPQELFLPIVKIGEEKPVQSLQAKFTPKIDGLINPEDEWKNAAIYLAKKGTGLSTKPSDFIEKVYLGLDNDNVYFLIESKTNLKDYLGKPYFLAVYFSNPNQKEYNLYPRKGSQTLGYGIAYELLIDFSKISSLGEVDAILNQATGNNSWRQQSTLKAGVSEKYIEVGVPFKEIKVQGREQIAMNVIFGKEEPIDVVPYYVPIYLTVPEKKLEITYFSIDDPTGDDYGWGKVVYPTAPVFKPGVFDIIHVEMGKSKDDIVFKIKIRGDLENPWGSPTGVSVQTIDIYINDGKESTYYYQALPGRQANIPEGWNKAIWAEGWIQELIIPTLDEKGKVQLKEIKGVVQLSTDPTERTIIISVPEKYLGPVTPDWKILVILCGQEGYPRPGSWRVREVEEEAKQWRFGGGDDFYGDPNIIDMIVPPGMKQEDILSKWVSSEDEEENVYVELPLIPLRVLMSQ; this comes from the coding sequence ATGAAGAGAATTTTAGCTTTTTCTCTACTCTTTATTATAATTTCCCTAATCTCCTTAAGCTTTTCCCAAGACATTCCTTTAAATATCTATGATCCAAAGGTACAAAAAGTAGAAAGACCATTATACTTAGCCATTATATGGCATAACCACCAGCCTTTATATTATGATCCAGATCAAAATATAAATATCCTTCCTTGGGTAAGGATGCATGCAATAAAAGATTACTATGACATGGCATACATATTAAAAAACTATCCCCAAATAAAAGCTAATTTTAACATGGTTCCATCTCTCTTATATCAATTAGAACTTTATACCAAGAAGGGCATAAAGGATAAATATCTAATTCTCACAGAAAAACCTGCAGATCAACTTACCATTGAAGATAAAGAATTTATATTAAGAAGATTCTTTGACGTTAATTGGGATAGAATAATCAAAAAATTCCCAAGATATTGGGAACTTTTGAATAAAAGAGGCCAATCTGTTGACGATGTGGTAATAGCAAAAGCAATTCAGAAATTTACAACTCAAGATTTTAGAGATCTACAAGTATGGTTCAATTTAGCATGGTTTGATCCTGATTTTCAAAAGTATGACAAAGATCTATCAAGACTTATAGAAAAAGGTAAAAACTTTACTGAAGAAGATAAAAAAGTGGTAATAAACAAACAATATGAAATTATGTCTAAGATTATTCCTCTTTATGCGGAACTACAAAAAACCAAACAAATAGAAGTAACTACTACTCCATTTTTCCATCCAATAATGCCATTATTAGTGGACATAAAATCTGCCAAAATTGCAGTACAAGACATAGCTCTACCTAATGCCACAATAAACTACAGTGATGATACATCAGCTCAACTTTCAATGGCTGTTAACTACTATAAAAAATTTTTCAAAGATACACCAAAGGGTCTTTGGCCTTCCGAAGGATCCGTAAGCCAAGACATTATTCCCATCGTAGGAAATTCAGGCTTTTTATGGATGGCAAGTGATGAGGATGTGCTTTCAAAATCTCTAAACACTCCTATCCTCAGAGACTCAAGAGGAAATGTAACGAATCCTGATGTACTTTATCAACCTTACATAGTGGAAGAACAAGGTAAAAAGGTTTATGTGGTGTTTAGAGACAAAAATCTTTCAGATAAAATTGGTTTTGTCTATAGTGGAATGAAAGGAGAAAATGCAGCAAAAGACTTTGTAAACCGCTTAGAGAATATCTATGAGAGAGTAAAGGATGACAAAAAGTCATATCTCGTAACAGTAATACTTGACGGTGAAAACTGTTGGGAATATTATGAAAACGATGGAAAGGAATTTTTAAACACTCTTTATAAATTACTCACAGACAGTCCTTATATTGAAACAGTAAGGCTAACAGACTACTTAAATAAATTCCCTCCCACTAAGAAGATAGAAAGGCTCCATTCAGGATCTTGGATAGATGGCACTTTCTTAACTTGGGTAGGAGAACAAGAAGAAAACAAAGCATGGGAAATCTTAGATAAAGCAAGGACAGAGTTAATATATGAAACAGTGAAACAGAAGAAAACTATATCTCCCGTATTAAATCCAGATCTCTTAAGAAACAATATCGAAAAAGCATGGTTTGAACTATATGCAGCAGAAGGTAGTGACTGGTTCTGGTGGTATGGAGATGATCAAGACTCCACAAATGACCTTGCCTTTGATGAACTCTTTAGGAAACATCTTATAAATGTCTACAAATTAATTGGTAAAGAAGTTCCTCAAGAATTGTTCCTTCCTATAGTAAAAATAGGTGAAGAAAAACCAGTACAAAGCTTACAAGCAAAATTCACACCTAAGATTGATGGACTGATTAATCCCGAAGACGAATGGAAGAACGCTGCAATCTACCTTGCTAAAAAAGGAACAGGACTTTCCACAAAGCCAAGTGATTTTATTGAAAAAGTATACTTAGGTCTTGACAATGATAATGTATACTTTCTTATAGAGTCAAAAACAAATCTCAAAGACTATTTAGGAAAGCCTTATTTCTTAGCAGTGTACTTTTCTAATCCAAACCAAAAGGAATATAATTTGTATCCAAGAAAGGGAAGTCAGACTCTCGGGTATGGAATAGCTTACGAACTTCTAATTGATTTTTCAAAGATCAGCTCCCTTGGAGAAGTAGATGCCATATTAAATCAAGCTACTGGTAATAATTCCTGGAGACAACAATCTACACTAAAAGCAGGAGTATCGGAGAAATACATAGAAGTAGGCGTACCTTTCAAGGAAATTAAAGTACAAGGAAGAGAACAAATAGCAATGAATGTGATATTTGGGAAAGAAGAACCGATAGATGTGGTACCTTACTATGTTCCTATTTACTTAACTGTTCCTGAGAAGAAGTTAGAAATAACATACTTCTCTATTGATGATCCAACTGGGGATGACTATGGATGGGGCAAAGTTGTATATCCAACAGCTCCAGTATTTAAACCCGGTGTTTTCGACATAATCCATGTAGAAATGGGTAAAAGCAAAGATGATATTGTATTCAAAATTAAGATTAGAGGAGATTTAGAAAATCCATGGGGTTCGCCCACAGGAGTCTCAGTTCAAACCATAGACATATATATTAATGATGGAAAAGAGAGCACCTATTACTATCAAGCCTTACCTGGAAGACAAGCTAATATTCCTGAGGGTTGGAACAAAGCAATTTGGGCTGAAGGATGGATACAAGAATTAATAATTCCTACATTAGATGAGAAAGGAAAAGTACAACTAAAAGAGATAAAAGGAGTAGTACAATTAAGCACCGATCCTACAGAAAGAACTATAATAATCTCAGTACCTGAAAAATACTTAGGTCCTGTAACACCTGACTGGAAAATCCTCGTGATATTATGTGGACAAGAAGGATACCCAAGACCTGGAAGCTGGAGAGTAAGAGAAGTAGAAGAAGAAGCTAAACAATGGAGATTTGGCGGTGGGGACGACTTCTACGGCGATCCTAATATCATAGATATGATTGTTCCCCCTGGAATGAAACAAGAGGATATACTGTCTAAATGGGTAAGTAGTGAAGATGAGGAAGAAAATGTTTATGTAGAATTACCCTTGATCCCCCTTAGGGTTTTAATGTCTCAATAA
- a CDS encoding glucodextranase DOMON-like domain-containing protein, with translation MKKFLIFIFLILLSTLIFAEPVKYPLVFNDPTNDDKGPGTYTYPTDGVFKPGTFDMTKVVIDADNDNVYFKISFRVPIENPWGSPIGLSLQTIHIYIDKDHKKDSGFRDFIPGVRAQTTPESAWDLAILVEGWPTELKSSVKNAAPEMYKYCVFPSKGVTVDGNTIIIPVSKKTLGDDFQKGWGFQVFIMGQEGFPTQDPVSCRIREVLSTAQQWRFGGGDDFYGDPNIIDMLDYEGINQFEVLGKYKSDAKFEKNVYAQVPFIYVK, from the coding sequence ATGAAAAAGTTTTTGATTTTCATATTTCTAATTCTTCTTTCCACTCTTATTTTTGCAGAACCTGTTAAATATCCTTTAGTTTTTAATGATCCTACAAATGATGACAAAGGACCAGGAACATATACTTATCCCACAGATGGGGTATTTAAACCTGGAACCTTTGACATGACAAAAGTAGTTATAGATGCTGACAATGATAATGTATACTTTAAAATCTCTTTCAGAGTACCTATAGAAAATCCTTGGGGAAGTCCAATAGGACTCTCTCTTCAAACAATCCACATATATATTGACAAAGATCATAAGAAAGATTCAGGATTTAGAGATTTTATACCAGGAGTAAGAGCTCAAACCACTCCAGAAAGTGCATGGGATTTAGCTATACTTGTAGAAGGCTGGCCTACAGAACTTAAAAGCTCGGTAAAGAATGCAGCTCCAGAAATGTACAAATATTGCGTCTTCCCCTCAAAAGGTGTGACTGTTGATGGCAATACTATCATCATCCCTGTTTCTAAAAAGACCCTTGGAGATGATTTCCAGAAAGGTTGGGGATTTCAGGTATTCATAATGGGACAAGAAGGATTCCCGACTCAAGACCCTGTTTCTTGTAGGATTAGAGAGGTACTTTCCACTGCTCAACAATGGAGATTTGGTGGTGGGGACGACTTCTACGGCGATCCTAATATTATAGACATGTTAGATTACGAGGGAATTAATCAATTTGAAGTTTTAGGCAAGTATAAGAGTGATGCTAAATTTGAGAAAAATGTATATGCTCAAGTACCTTTCATATACGTAAAGTAA
- a CDS encoding ImmA/IrrE family metallo-endopeptidase, with protein MYEELIKELLSLFYINKPPIKPEIIAYGLGVELYFYELPLQISGILYNRKNSPTMLINKNDNLLRQRFTIAHEIGHFLLHYSNNKIYLDYPIENSKIEREANTFAASLLLPDFLLGRYLNLSLEKISSIFYVSRKVTEIRLKDFKIL; from the coding sequence GTGTACGAAGAACTGATTAAAGAACTGTTATCCCTTTTTTATATAAATAAGCCTCCCATAAAACCCGAGATTATAGCCTACGGATTAGGAGTAGAATTATACTTCTACGAATTACCCTTACAGATTTCTGGAATATTGTATAACCGCAAAAATAGTCCCACAATGCTTATTAACAAAAATGACAACCTTTTAAGACAGCGATTTACAATTGCCCATGAAATTGGACATTTCTTACTTCATTATTCCAACAACAAAATCTATCTTGACTACCCAATAGAAAACTCTAAAATTGAAAGAGAAGCTAATACCTTTGCAGCATCTCTACTTCTTCCAGACTTTCTTCTTGGTAGATATTTAAATCTTTCTCTTGAAAAGATCTCTAGTATTTTCTATGTTTCCCGAAAGGTTACAGAGATAAGATTAAAAGATTTTAAAATACTTTAA
- a CDS encoding helix-turn-helix domain-containing protein: MNVGKRIREIRKKHNMKLEDLAEKTGLSLSYISLIERGLKNPSLKALERIAQALNLPTSYFFSEDNDETIETFLRTKTSLDEDERRMIIQLIKSLEKKKGVRRTD, translated from the coding sequence ATGAATGTGGGGAAGAGAATAAGGGAAATTAGAAAAAAGCATAATATGAAACTGGAAGATCTGGCAGAAAAAACAGGTCTTTCTTTATCTTATATATCCCTCATTGAAAGAGGGCTTAAAAACCCGTCTCTAAAAGCCCTAGAAAGAATAGCTCAAGCTCTTAACCTTCCTACTTCCTACTTTTTCTCAGAAGATAATGATGAAACCATAGAGACCTTTCTAAGAACAAAAACCTCCCTTGATGAAGATGAAAGAAGGATGATAATTCAACTCATTAAATCCTTGGAGAAGAAAAAAGGTGTACGAAGAACTGATTAA
- a CDS encoding M42 family metallopeptidase, translating into MKELIKKLTEIKSPSGREENIRSAILEELKEYIDGYEIDKLGNLIVWKKGKKEGKILLDAHMDEIGVLATHIDEKGFIRIEPIGGVSPYNLLGSSIAFPNIEGFVGVEGETSEELSKNLKNLDFDKIFVDIGAKNKLEAEKLVPPGTFGVYSASFKDLGERIVSKAMDDRIGCAIIIEVFKKSNPYYTLYGTFSIQEEIGLVGASVVAFNIKPDLAIAVDVTAHSDTPKGPKRMSLELGKGPAIKIKDSASISDRRIVEKLKNIAERNNIPYQIEILLRGGTNAAALQRTGEGIPAGTLSIPTRYVHSPHEMVDIKDVENAVKILKLLVESEESLF; encoded by the coding sequence ATGAAAGAACTTATCAAAAAATTAACAGAAATAAAATCTCCAAGTGGTAGAGAAGAAAATATAAGAAGTGCAATCCTTGAAGAATTAAAAGAATACATTGATGGCTATGAGATAGATAAACTCGGAAACTTAATAGTTTGGAAAAAAGGAAAAAAAGAAGGAAAAATACTTCTTGATGCTCATATGGATGAGATTGGAGTCCTTGCCACTCATATCGATGAAAAAGGATTTATCAGAATAGAACCTATCGGAGGAGTTTCTCCTTATAACTTGTTAGGAAGTAGCATAGCATTTCCAAATATAGAAGGATTTGTAGGAGTTGAAGGAGAAACTTCCGAGGAACTTTCAAAAAACCTCAAAAATCTTGATTTTGATAAAATCTTTGTAGATATTGGAGCAAAAAATAAATTAGAAGCAGAAAAGCTTGTTCCACCAGGAACCTTTGGAGTTTACTCAGCAAGCTTTAAAGACTTAGGAGAAAGAATTGTATCTAAAGCCATGGATGACCGAATTGGATGTGCTATAATAATTGAAGTTTTCAAAAAATCTAATCCTTACTATACCCTTTATGGAACCTTTTCTATTCAAGAAGAAATAGGACTTGTAGGAGCAAGTGTGGTTGCCTTTAATATAAAACCAGATCTTGCCATAGCTGTTGATGTTACAGCCCACTCTGATACTCCTAAAGGACCAAAAAGAATGTCCCTCGAATTAGGAAAAGGACCTGCCATAAAAATAAAAGACAGCGCATCTATTAGTGATAGAAGAATAGTTGAAAAGTTGAAAAATATAGCAGAAAGGAATAATATCCCTTACCAAATTGAGATTCTACTTCGTGGTGGTACCAATGCTGCTGCTCTACAAAGGACAGGAGAAGGAATTCCTGCAGGAACCTTATCTATACCTACAAGATATGTGCATTCACCCCATGAAATGGTAGACATAAAAGACGTAGAAAATGCAGTTAAAATATTAAAACTCTTAGTAGAAAGTGAAGAAAGCCTTTTTTAA